One Trichomycterus rosablanca isolate fTriRos1 chromosome 23, fTriRos1.hap1, whole genome shotgun sequence genomic window carries:
- the tmem67 gene encoding meckelin isoform X2 has translation MATATLHSLHLLHGYFVLFLFELNTFSCQQFSISYTQPSECGVENYFDISSLSCVKCGPNQMSSKSGLNCECQTGFKVLKSNGDSITCQKCADPESGVTQDGFECIQCPGILGEDGKCQCPAGSILVERNLDGTLLQEAQCKACNGTGPAFSSPDPKGNRCVRCEESFITTFQSCSCGSNILAGGMCFPSNDLPTSVVSVISFPQLGLTVTSEWFSSFLYSSAASCLLLGNRTACQALGNMCVLNMHSSSTISNDACGLYTSIYRTTAAQGNNQNNPYWRTNLPWLYYGEQPGLAQRVLQTEPLPVGFSFKGANKNTNIQLLAAVYTAQGEFMRWESVGEGNLQLCSDTLSKQQAAFTFGTDYKQTCVLSVSALLAAYSDPLFYDVFLVQQQAPGDRRLLAVPILNLILQYNGQFVNQASNMNSWYLTRRMVMVDTLSGREKSLRSTPRVIRVASNIKIRFQLVPNTQKGQVYPPLMTVSYTDVLITDPAKQNVAVSFSLEYEMDQNEARVKTDIALGVLGGVAVVYSLLKTASWKRRIASPLVDVQTILKFLLFYAGDLANVFFVITVGTGLYWLIFYKAQQFVSVLLPLPVQEERFVIYVGCAFALKAVQFLHKLLVQMSVDIFFIDWERPRGGKSSKSVEGADGRSLASPVSIWRTYFVANEWNEIQTIRKINPTFQVVSVLFFLEVVGFSSLALRDPSSELQRPAEEYTPAYSRILRYGVASSMWLCIGLIQIIFSVFYERFVEDKIRQFVDLCSISNVSVLLLSCRCFGYYIHGRSVHGHADTNMEEMNLNLKREAENLCGQRGLLPNSDVQTFQISITSRLRAQYDRILEPLSRRNGPSRLVDASAGSFEQSTKAYHTMNRFLGSVIDHAHREMDYIVKDKLLFERIIGMEFIEPLDKSIFYNDDAYSFAEVLFYGNEGTLLIFDTLFFCVVDLGSQNFVLAAVLTYLQQLMFRLIRNGLGRRNLAAKTLVDKRFLI, from the exons ATGGCGACGGCGACGCTACACTCGCTTCATCTTCTCCACGGATACTTTGTCCTCTTTCTATTcgaattaaacacattttcatgCCAGCAGTTTTCTATTTCTTACACGCAACCGTCGGAGTGTGGCGTCGAGAACTATTTTGACATCTCGAGTTTGTCCTGCGTGAAATGCGGACCGAACCAAATGAGCAGTAAATCAG GTTTGAACTGTGAGTGTCAGACGGGTTTCAAGGTGCTGAAAAGCAACGGAGACTCCATCACCTGCCAAAAGTGTGCAGACCCTGAATCG GGTGTTACACAGGATGGATTTGAGTGTATCCAATGTCCAGGAATTTTGGGCGAGGATGGGAAGTGCCAGTGTCCTGCAGGCAGCATTCTTG TGGAAAGAAACTTGGATGGGACTCTTCTCCAAGAAGCCCAATGCAAGGCATGTAACGGAACAGGGCCGGCCTTTTCTTCCCCTGACCCTAAAGGAAACAG GTGTGTAAGATGTGAGGAGTCATTCATCACCACATTTCAATCCTGTTCATGTGGCTCCAACATACTG GCTGGAGGAATGTGTTTTCCTTCCAATGACCTGCCCACTTCAGTCGTCTCTGTAATCAGTTTTCCTCAGTTG GGTCTCACTGTTACTTCTGAATGGTTTTCTAGCTTCCTGTATTCTTCTGCAGCTTCATGTCTG tTGTTAGGTAATCGCACAGCTTGCCAGGCTCTGGGCAACATGTGTGTGTTAAACATGCACTCCTCAAGCACTATCAGCAACGATGCATGCGGTCTGTACACCAGCATCTACAGAACCACCGCTGCTCAGGGCAACAACCAGAACAATCCCTACTG GAGGACAAATCTGCCTTGGCTTTATTATGGTGAACAGCCAGGACTGGCACAAAGGGTTCTACAGACTGAGCCGCTGCCTGTGGGTTTTAGCTTCAAAGGTGCAAATAAG AACACAAACATACAACTGCTAGCAGCAGTGTACACTGCACAAGGAGAGTTCATGCGATGGGAGAGTGTTGGTGAAGGAAACCTTCAG cttTGTTCTGACACTTTAAGCAAACAGCAGGCTGCCTTCACTTTTGGGACAGATTACAAGCAGACT TGTGTCCTTTCAGTGTCGGCACTTCTGGCTGCGTATTCGGATCCTCTGTTTTACGACGTATTTCTGGTGCAGCAACAGGCCCCTGGGGATAGGCGTCTGCTTGCCGTGCCCATCCTAAATCTCATCCTGCAGTATAATGGCCAGTTTGTCAACCAAG cttcGAACATGAATAGCTGGTACCTAACACGGAGGATGGTGATGGTTGACACATTGAGTGGACGAGAAAAGAGTCTGAGATCCACTCCCAGAGTCATACGTGTGGCTTCTAATATAAAGATTAG GTTTCAACTGGTACCAAACACCCAGAAAGGACAGGTGTACCCACCTCTGATGACTGTGTCCTACACTGATGTTCTAATCACTGATCCAGCCAAACAGAATGTCGCT GTATCGTTTTCTTTGGAGTATGAGATGGATCAGAATGAAGCTCGGGTCAAAACAGAC ATTGCTCTGGGAGTGTTGGGTGGAGTGGCTGTTGTGTACTCACTACTGAAGACGGCAAGCTGGAAAAGAAGGATCGCCTCTCCTCTTGTTGATGTGCAg ACCATTTTGAAGTTCTTGTTGTTCTACGCTGGAGATCTGGCAAATGTTTTCTTTGTCATCACTGTGGGAACTGGACTCTACTGGCTCATTTTCTATAAG GCTCAGCAGTTTGTTTCTGTGTTGTTGCCTTTACCAGTTCAAGAGGAACGTTTTGTGATTTATGTTGGCTGTGCTTTTGCACTAAAG GCAGTGCAGTTTCTCCATAAGCTTCTGGTGCAGATGTCAGTGGATATATTCTTTATAGACTGGGAACGACCACGAGGTGGCAAGTCCAGCAAATCTGTAGAAG GTGCCGACGGAAGGAGCCTGGCATCTCCTGTCAGCATCTGGAGGACGTACTTTGTGGCGAACGAATGGAACGAGATCCAGACCATCCGAAAAATCAACCCCACCTTTCAGGTTGTCTCTGTCCTCTTCTTCCTGGAG GTGGTGGGGTTTTCCAGCCTGGCTCTGAGAGACCCCTCTTCAGAACTTCAGCGGCCTGCAGAGGAATACACACCCGCCTACAGCCGCATTCTGCGCTACGGTGTGGCTTCTTCTATGTGGCTCTGTATCGGTTtaatacag aTTATCTTCTCCGTATTCTATGAGCGCTTTGTCGAGGACAAGATTCGCCAGTTTGTGGACCTCTGCTCTATCAGCAAT gtTTCAGTACTGCTTCTTTCTTGCCGCTGTTTTGGTTACTACATTCATGGTCGTTCTGTTCATGGCCATGCCGACACCAACATGGAGGAGATGAACTTAAATCTAAAGAGAGAGGCG GAGAATCTGTGTGGCCAGAGAGGTCTGTTGCCCAATTCTGACGTTCAGACCTTTCAGATATCCATAACCAGTCGGCTGCGGGCGCAGTATGATCGCATATTAGAGCCTTTAAGCAGA AGAAATGGTCCCTCAAGGCTGGTTGATGCTTCCGCCGGTTCATTCGAACAAAGCACAAAAGCATACCACACCATGAACCGCTTTCTCGGTTCCGTCATTGACCAT GCTCATCGTGAGATGGATTACATTGTGAAAGACAAACTGCTTTTTGAAAGAATCATTGGAATGGAGTTCATCGAACcgctggataagagcatctttTACAATG ATGACGCTTATTCCTTTGCTGAAGTACTCTTCTATGGGAATGAGGGAACGCTCCTGATTTTTGACACACTCTTTTTTTGCGTGGTGGATCTCGGCAGCCAGAACTTTGTTCTAGCAGCTGTGCTCACATACCTACAACAACTG aTGTTCAGGTTGATCCGAAACGGTCTGGGTCGCAGGAATCTGGCTGCAAAAACTCTGGTTGACAAAAGATTCCTCATCTAG
- the rbm12ba gene encoding RNA binding motif protein 12Ba has protein sequence MFVVLRLQGLNIEAGPEDIRTLFHGLQIIKGGVHITGGKTGEAFIIFLTERDGRLAMQKSGSLLKGSPVTLQISSFDEFKQKMKVGIQKSKRKRPSVESEHAAQTPTTELCTALLLGAVAAIQSLQSNNPVSQCQSPPVKLPNSPKKINQLVDQQASQVRKDPVRLQDEESQKGPSNSHSKRGYLRLYGLPSTVTELEVRQFLAGFSVEDVVVNAFHGQDRCCLVEMTSFEEAEKAKRANRSFKDCPVEVRLAHERMWTNAREGRENSPCSSVVGQKRISPGRQPPHSPVKRHRSLSGSPKRCRSESPFGTEYCVMVKNLPTHITKTEIKELFSCPTIPHQKVLHLLNKWKQRTSTAFIIFTHPEEYASAMNMNGSRFNSQIIEVSSITKDKMKDLIHHNRFTEPSTSACSGLSCIYARNFPADVKRADVKGFFCMYDICENDIELLKDKNGNGIGEAVIQFGSEERARKACGLRGELFMGEQILLTCISPQQMKDALNKPQ, from the coding sequence ATGTTTGTAGTTCTTCGTCTTCAGGGTCTAAATATCGAAGCAGGTCCCGAGGACATACGCACATTATTTCATGGCTTACAAATCATCAAAGGAGGAGTACACATCACCGGTGGCAAGACTGGCGAAGCTTTCATTATATTTCTCACCGAGAGAGATGGCCGCCTAGCTATGCAGAAATCTGGAAGCTTACTCAAAGGATCACCGGTTACACTTCAGATCAGCAGCTTTGATGAGTTTAAGCAAAAAATGAAAGTTGGAATTCAAAAGTCGAAACGGAAACGCCCCAGTGTTGAAAGTGAGCATGCTGCTCAAACCCCAACCACAGAACTTTGCACTGCGTTGCTGCTCGGTGCGGTGGCTGCCATCCAAAGTCTACAGTCGAACAACCCAGTCAGTCAGTGCCAGTCACCCCCAGTCAAGCTGCCTAATTcaccaaagaaaataaatcaactcGTGGACCAACAAGCATCCCAAGTACGGAAAGATCCAGTCAGGCTACAAGATGAGGAGAGTCAGAAAGGACCAAGCAATTCCCATTCCAAGCGGGGTTACCTTCGCCTGTATGGACTCCCAAGCACAGTCACCGAACTCGAAGTCCGCCAGTTTCTTGCAGGATTTTCAGTGGAGGATGTCGTAGTGAATGCCTTTCACGGTCAGGACCGGTGTTGTCTAGTCGAGATGACTAGTTTTGAGGAAGCTGAGAAAGCTAAGCGTGCAAACAGGAGCTTCAAAGACTGTCCAGTTGAGGTCAGACTGGCACATGAGAGGATGTGGACAAACGCCAGAGAAGGACGTGAAAATTCTCCATGTTCATCAGTCGTTGGGCAGAAGAGAATCTCTCCTGGTAGACAACCTCCACATTCCCCAGTCAAAAGACACCGGTCACTTTCAGGATCTCCAAAACGCTGTAGGTCTGAATCTCCGTTTGGTACAGAGTACTGCGTCATGGTGAAGAACCTTcctacacacattacaaaaactgaaataaaagagcTGTTTTCATGTCCTACCATTCCACACCAAAAAGTCTTACATCTTCTAAACAAGTGGAAACAACGAACATCCACcgcatttataatatttacacaTCCAGAAGAATACGCCTCTGCTATGAACATGAACGGAAGCCGTTTTAACTCACAAATTATTGAAGTCTCATCCATTACCAAagataaaatgaaagacttgatACACCATAACAGATTTACAGAACCATCAACGTCAGCTTGCTCTGGTCTGTCCTGTATTTACGCCAGAAATTTTCCTGCTGACGTAAAGAGAGCTGATGTGAAGGGCTTTTTCTGCATGTATGACATCTGCGAGAACGACATCGAACTGCTTAAAGATAAAAATGGGAATGGAATTGGGGAGGCAGTTATACAGTTTGGAAGTGAGGAGCGTGCTAGAAAGGCTTGTGGTCTACGTGGAGAACTGTTCATGGGAGAACAAATTCTGCTTACATGCATTTCACCACAGCAAATGAAAGATGCCTTAAATAAACCTCAGTGA
- the si:ch211-197h24.6 gene encoding uncharacterized protein si:ch211-197h24.6: MEAQKQTFQKKKNTGKKKQQAHSADIVFTRNGTIQTIPSLTKRLKMVTDPVIGLKFVWEYRSPTKSVPPHYQCKLCKVAKLQNEMAAHITGWKHNFRYMKHSHADKVPHEEEEATKDPAIRSAIRSSAAEVEKTEGRGQIRIVIKEPGEVIAFQNMKSARPSVSGLGPGALLPRGRLAGGLFGGGFPEPLFPEFPLRGGMMSDGLSGSARFSGPDNMPLFPNSRSMSMGSDGFGIGPRNEGMGGLYPDDLPLNSSSSRIMGRKDSESKSTLSTLLTYLDTFRIECEDDAQIVLKITQKLTDVLMEYRLRSISSGNVKSTTPSSSLSNMNYSSCLPLNSIDSFSNDRFSSDRFSNDRLSSDRFSNDQLSSNRFSSDRLSSNRFSSDRLSSNRFSNDRLSSNMPGPSRFYN; the protein is encoded by the exons ATGGAGGCACAAAAACAAACTTTCCAGAAAAAGAAGAACACCGGCAAG AAAAAGCAGCAAGCTCACAGTGCGGACATAG TGTTCACCAGAAATGGAACCATTCAGACCATACCCTCCCTGACCAAGCGGCTGAAAATGGTCACAGACCCAGTTATTG GCCTGAAGTTTGTTTGGGAGTATCGCAGCCCCACAAAGTCAGTACCCCCTCATTATCAATGTAAACTGTGTAAGGTGGCAAAGCTACAGAACGAGATGGCTGCTCATATCACTGGATGGAAGCACAACTTTAGATACATG AAGCATTCTCATGCTGACAAAGTGCCTCATGAAGAGGAGGAGGCAACTAAAGATCCAGCCATCAGGAGTGCAATCAGATCGTCAGCTGCTGAGGTGGAGAAAACTGAAGGCAGAGGCCAAATCAGG ATTGTCATTAAGGAACCTGGTGAAGTCATCGCCTTTCAGAATATGA AGTCTGCACGGCCCAGTGTGTCTGGACTAGGCCCAGGAGCTCTGCTTCCTAGAGGTCGTCTCGCAG GTGGATTATTTGGTGGTGGTTTTCCAGAACCCCTGTTTCCGGAGTTTCCATTACGAGGTGGCATGATGTCTGATGGACTGTCCGGCTCTGCTCGCTTTAGTG GCCCAGACAACATGCCACTTTTTCCCAACAGCAGATCCATGAGCATGGGCTCAGATGGATTTGGGATAGGTCCACGAAACGAGGGCATGGGTGGACTATACCCTGATGATCTTCCACtgaacagcagcagcagtagaatTATGGGGCGGAAAGACTCGGAATCCAAAAGCACGCTTTCTACGCTTCTCACATACCTG GATACATTTCGCATTGAGTGTGAGGACGACGCCCAGATCGTGCTGAAGATCACACAGAAACTCACAGACGTCTTGATGGAATACCGCCTCAGGAGTATCTCTTCT gGAAATGTTAAGAGTACTACCCCATCAAGCTCCCTAAGCAATATGAACTACTCTTCCTGTCTTCCCTTGAACTCCATTGACAGTTTCTCCAATGACCGATTTTCCAGTGACCGTTTCTCCAATGACCGACTTTCCAGTGACCGTTTCTCCAACGACCAACTCTCCAGCAACCGTTTCTCCAGCGACCGACTCTCCAGCAACCGTTTCTCCAGCGACCGACTCTCCAGCAACCGTTTCTCCAACGACCGACTCTCCAGCAACATGCCAG GTCCCTCAAGATTCTACAATTAA
- the tmem67 gene encoding meckelin isoform X1, with amino-acid sequence MATATLHSLHLLHGYFVLFLFELNTFSCQQFSISYTQPSECGVENYFDISSLSCVKCGPNQMSSKSGLNCECQTGFKVLKSNGDSITCQKCADPESGVTQDGFECIQCPGILGEDGKCQCPAGSILVERNLDGTLLQEAQCKACNGTGPAFSSPDPKGNRCVRCEESFITTFQSCSCGSNILAGGMCFPSNDLPTSVVSVISFPQLGLTVTSEWFSSFLYSSAASCLLLGNRTACQALGNMCVLNMHSSSTISNDACGLYTSIYRTTAAQGNNQNNPYWRTNLPWLYYGEQPGLAQRVLQTEPLPVGFSFKGANKNTNIQLLAAVYTAQGEFMRWESVGEGNLQLCSDTLSKQQAAFTFGTDYKQTCVLSVSALLAAYSDPLFYDVFLVQQQAPGDRRLLAVPILNLILQYNGQFVNQASNMNSWYLTRRMVMVDTLSGREKSLRSTPRVIRVASNIKIRFQLVPNTQKGQVYPPLMTVSYTDVLITDPAKQNVAVSFSLEYEMDQNEARVKTDIALGVLGGVAVVYSLLKTASWKRRIASPLVDVQTILKFLLFYAGDLANVFFVITVGTGLYWLIFYKAQQFVSVLLPLPVQEERFVIYVGCAFALKAVQFLHKLLVQMSVDIFFIDWERPRGGKSSKSVEAGADGRSLASPVSIWRTYFVANEWNEIQTIRKINPTFQVVSVLFFLEVVGFSSLALRDPSSELQRPAEEYTPAYSRILRYGVASSMWLCIGLIQIIFSVFYERFVEDKIRQFVDLCSISNVSVLLLSCRCFGYYIHGRSVHGHADTNMEEMNLNLKREAENLCGQRGLLPNSDVQTFQISITSRLRAQYDRILEPLSRRNGPSRLVDASAGSFEQSTKAYHTMNRFLGSVIDHAHREMDYIVKDKLLFERIIGMEFIEPLDKSIFYNDDAYSFAEVLFYGNEGTLLIFDTLFFCVVDLGSQNFVLAAVLTYLQQLMFRLIRNGLGRRNLAAKTLVDKRFLI; translated from the exons ATGGCGACGGCGACGCTACACTCGCTTCATCTTCTCCACGGATACTTTGTCCTCTTTCTATTcgaattaaacacattttcatgCCAGCAGTTTTCTATTTCTTACACGCAACCGTCGGAGTGTGGCGTCGAGAACTATTTTGACATCTCGAGTTTGTCCTGCGTGAAATGCGGACCGAACCAAATGAGCAGTAAATCAG GTTTGAACTGTGAGTGTCAGACGGGTTTCAAGGTGCTGAAAAGCAACGGAGACTCCATCACCTGCCAAAAGTGTGCAGACCCTGAATCG GGTGTTACACAGGATGGATTTGAGTGTATCCAATGTCCAGGAATTTTGGGCGAGGATGGGAAGTGCCAGTGTCCTGCAGGCAGCATTCTTG TGGAAAGAAACTTGGATGGGACTCTTCTCCAAGAAGCCCAATGCAAGGCATGTAACGGAACAGGGCCGGCCTTTTCTTCCCCTGACCCTAAAGGAAACAG GTGTGTAAGATGTGAGGAGTCATTCATCACCACATTTCAATCCTGTTCATGTGGCTCCAACATACTG GCTGGAGGAATGTGTTTTCCTTCCAATGACCTGCCCACTTCAGTCGTCTCTGTAATCAGTTTTCCTCAGTTG GGTCTCACTGTTACTTCTGAATGGTTTTCTAGCTTCCTGTATTCTTCTGCAGCTTCATGTCTG tTGTTAGGTAATCGCACAGCTTGCCAGGCTCTGGGCAACATGTGTGTGTTAAACATGCACTCCTCAAGCACTATCAGCAACGATGCATGCGGTCTGTACACCAGCATCTACAGAACCACCGCTGCTCAGGGCAACAACCAGAACAATCCCTACTG GAGGACAAATCTGCCTTGGCTTTATTATGGTGAACAGCCAGGACTGGCACAAAGGGTTCTACAGACTGAGCCGCTGCCTGTGGGTTTTAGCTTCAAAGGTGCAAATAAG AACACAAACATACAACTGCTAGCAGCAGTGTACACTGCACAAGGAGAGTTCATGCGATGGGAGAGTGTTGGTGAAGGAAACCTTCAG cttTGTTCTGACACTTTAAGCAAACAGCAGGCTGCCTTCACTTTTGGGACAGATTACAAGCAGACT TGTGTCCTTTCAGTGTCGGCACTTCTGGCTGCGTATTCGGATCCTCTGTTTTACGACGTATTTCTGGTGCAGCAACAGGCCCCTGGGGATAGGCGTCTGCTTGCCGTGCCCATCCTAAATCTCATCCTGCAGTATAATGGCCAGTTTGTCAACCAAG cttcGAACATGAATAGCTGGTACCTAACACGGAGGATGGTGATGGTTGACACATTGAGTGGACGAGAAAAGAGTCTGAGATCCACTCCCAGAGTCATACGTGTGGCTTCTAATATAAAGATTAG GTTTCAACTGGTACCAAACACCCAGAAAGGACAGGTGTACCCACCTCTGATGACTGTGTCCTACACTGATGTTCTAATCACTGATCCAGCCAAACAGAATGTCGCT GTATCGTTTTCTTTGGAGTATGAGATGGATCAGAATGAAGCTCGGGTCAAAACAGAC ATTGCTCTGGGAGTGTTGGGTGGAGTGGCTGTTGTGTACTCACTACTGAAGACGGCAAGCTGGAAAAGAAGGATCGCCTCTCCTCTTGTTGATGTGCAg ACCATTTTGAAGTTCTTGTTGTTCTACGCTGGAGATCTGGCAAATGTTTTCTTTGTCATCACTGTGGGAACTGGACTCTACTGGCTCATTTTCTATAAG GCTCAGCAGTTTGTTTCTGTGTTGTTGCCTTTACCAGTTCAAGAGGAACGTTTTGTGATTTATGTTGGCTGTGCTTTTGCACTAAAG GCAGTGCAGTTTCTCCATAAGCTTCTGGTGCAGATGTCAGTGGATATATTCTTTATAGACTGGGAACGACCACGAGGTGGCAAGTCCAGCAAATCTGTAGAAG CAGGTGCCGACGGAAGGAGCCTGGCATCTCCTGTCAGCATCTGGAGGACGTACTTTGTGGCGAACGAATGGAACGAGATCCAGACCATCCGAAAAATCAACCCCACCTTTCAGGTTGTCTCTGTCCTCTTCTTCCTGGAG GTGGTGGGGTTTTCCAGCCTGGCTCTGAGAGACCCCTCTTCAGAACTTCAGCGGCCTGCAGAGGAATACACACCCGCCTACAGCCGCATTCTGCGCTACGGTGTGGCTTCTTCTATGTGGCTCTGTATCGGTTtaatacag aTTATCTTCTCCGTATTCTATGAGCGCTTTGTCGAGGACAAGATTCGCCAGTTTGTGGACCTCTGCTCTATCAGCAAT gtTTCAGTACTGCTTCTTTCTTGCCGCTGTTTTGGTTACTACATTCATGGTCGTTCTGTTCATGGCCATGCCGACACCAACATGGAGGAGATGAACTTAAATCTAAAGAGAGAGGCG GAGAATCTGTGTGGCCAGAGAGGTCTGTTGCCCAATTCTGACGTTCAGACCTTTCAGATATCCATAACCAGTCGGCTGCGGGCGCAGTATGATCGCATATTAGAGCCTTTAAGCAGA AGAAATGGTCCCTCAAGGCTGGTTGATGCTTCCGCCGGTTCATTCGAACAAAGCACAAAAGCATACCACACCATGAACCGCTTTCTCGGTTCCGTCATTGACCAT GCTCATCGTGAGATGGATTACATTGTGAAAGACAAACTGCTTTTTGAAAGAATCATTGGAATGGAGTTCATCGAACcgctggataagagcatctttTACAATG ATGACGCTTATTCCTTTGCTGAAGTACTCTTCTATGGGAATGAGGGAACGCTCCTGATTTTTGACACACTCTTTTTTTGCGTGGTGGATCTCGGCAGCCAGAACTTTGTTCTAGCAGCTGTGCTCACATACCTACAACAACTG aTGTTCAGGTTGATCCGAAACGGTCTGGGTCGCAGGAATCTGGCTGCAAAAACTCTGGTTGACAAAAGATTCCTCATCTAG